TTATGCTAATTCCCCCAGGCCGTGGTTTTGTCGCCTGCTTCCTCCACAACTCTGGCTACGACGTCGTCTTTGCCGATGTCAACGACACCAttgtcaacctcatcaacgaGACCCCCTCATACCGTGTCATCGAGGTCGGCTCTGAGGGTACCACCGAGAACACCATCACAAACTACCGAGCCATCAACTCGCGAACCCACGAGGAGGATCTGATCGAGGAGATCCGCACAGCAGAGGTCGTCACCTGCTCCGTCGGTCCCAACATCCTCAAGTTCATCGCTCCCGTCATTGCCAAGGGTATCGACCGCCGATCAACCGACGACGCTCCCCTGCACGTTATTGCTTGCGAGAACGCCATTGGCGCCACTGATACCCTTGCCGAGCACATCAAGGATCCCCGCAACACCTCCCCCGAGCGTCTTGAGGACCACCACCTCCGCGCCCGCTACGCCAACTCTGCTATTGACAGAATTGTCCCCGCTCAGGACCCCGATGCCGGTCTTGATGTTACCCTGGAGAAGTTCTTTGAGTGGGTTGTTGACCGCACTCCCTTCGAGGATGTTGGCATTCCCGACATCAAGGGTATCAACTGGgttgacaacctcggccCCTTCATTGAGCGCAAGCTCTTCACTGTCAACACCGGCCATGCCACCGCTGCCTACCACGGCTACAACCGAAGAAAGCGCACCGTCTACGATGCTCTccaggacaaggagatcATGGCCGAGGTCCGAGGTGCTCTCATGGAGACCAAGTCTCTGATCGTCTCCAAGCACGCCATCGATGAGGAGGCCCAGGCTGCCTACGTCAACAAGATTGTCAAGCGAATTGGCAACCCCCATCTTGAGGATGCTGTCGAGCGTGTTGGCCGTGCCCCTCTCCGAAAGCTCTCCCGCAAGGAGCGCTTCATCGGCCCCGCCGCCGAGCTTGCCGAAAACGGCCAGTCCATCAAGTACCTCCTCGACGCCATCGAGATGGCCTTCCGTTTCCAGGaagtcgaggatgacgaggagtccaagcagctcgccaagatcaTGTCCGAGAACGGACCCGAGGATGTTGTCAAGCAGGTCTGCGGCATCCAGGACAGCGAGAAGATCTTCCCCCAGCTTGTGCAAGTTGTGCAGCGCGTCCAGGCCGACAGCGCCGAGGACTAAGCGATCCGACAATCGCTCAATTTAGAAGAGACGGAACAGGGCCAGAACAGGACAATGGGTGGCCCGCGGCGTTACGAGAAATGACATGTTTGTTCTTTACCGGAAGCATGGCGCTAGGACGGATTGAATTGGATTTGGGTCTTCACTTCGAAGCCTGCCTTGCGAGGCCACAGTTATAGATTGATTAGGAGCATGAATACATCGGTTCCTCAATATCATCCATTGCCTTAATTATCGTGATCTTTTGGTGATGCATCGTGTGAGGTCAAATTAAGCAACCAAGGTTACGCCATTTCATGGCAGTGAAACATGGCTTACTCTTGTGGTAGGGAGGATCGTCAAGTACCAAGACTTGCTGACGGATGACGATACTTGGCCGATACCTGTACTTGGCTGACGATACTTGATACTTGGCTGCTTTGAAGTTTATTACGTTGCATTTGTTGTTACTTACGAAGCCATCGTGGTGTCTAACGTAAACACCCAAATCGTTGATGGGGACGCTAATTTGCCAGGGTCTGATCATTCAACACTGGCCGACTGGCGACGGTGTCCTGAGGAGGCGAATATCTTGGTCTCCAGGCAGACGTTCTCTCTTGCATCTGTGGCTTTGATGTGATCAACGTCCAAGATATTGCAGCATGGCTAAATGGACGTTCTGGCTGGTGAGCTTTGCAGCTCTGTCGGCCGCCTCGATCACAGTTCAAGTCTCAGACGTTGAGCCCATCCCTCTCCGAACCGAAGGTATCGCCAAGTCTGTAGACGATCTCTTTCGTCGCAGCTGTCCTGAAGAAGTCAGCGAAAACTCCGAAGATCCCCAACACTCGCTCCTCTTGTCGTCGTTCAGCAACCTCGAAAACACATACCCCTCTTCAGATGGCTTCATTCGCGGGGCGATTGACGCATGGgcgcatcatcaacatctccagcTTCGCCCTGACGAGGTCTGGTTTGAGATTCTCGCGCAACTCAACTTTTATATGGGCGCGCACGCCGAGGATCTGAGAGACTTGTTTGTCCAGCACGcaaagaaggaggagattcTCGTCAAGGAGGTTTCGTGGGAGGACATCATCGCCGCTTTTGGGGGAGAGATTCAGAAGAGGGTCAAGACGGACTGGCTGCTGGATTGGGTCATGCCTGGGTTCAGCACTACTACGAGGGATGACGAGGTTACTGCTACGGTTTTGATGATGGGGTTGATGCAGTATTTCTTTGAGTTTAGTGGCATGATTGTTTGTGGGATACCTAGTGTTACGCTTCTAGGTGAGAGAGAGGATTGGGTTAGGTTGCTTGGCAAGATTGATCGTCTCAAGGATTTCGGTCAAGAGCCTGCTCGGTTTGCAAAGAGCTTGCGTCCTATTCTCACTCGTTTCGTTGAAACTTGGGATCATCCGGAGAGCGAAGAGACAAAGTCCTTCTGGGAGCAGATTGTTCgggcaaagaagaagtttTCTTGTGGCGAAGGAGCTGTGGAATGGGATGTTTCGGGATGGATCACGGGGTTTCTTCACTTTCAGCGTTCTGGGGCGCCGAGGATTGATCCGCGTGAAGAGGTTTGGATTGGTAAGGATTCGGTCGTTTTGGATGGGGTCGTTTACGAGTCTGAGGCGATGGAGGATATTACGATTGGGTATGCCAAAGCACCACTCAAGATGGTTGACTATCCGACTCCAGGGACAGATACAATGGCGTATCTCCTCGCTGGGAATGTGGgagttgagaagaaggaagaggagggaagagTTACGGCAAGGCCCGTCAGTGGATGGTTCATGTATACACCTGCAGACGCCAACTCTACCGCTGGACCATTGTTCGGGAATCGTATGGAGTTGGAGGTCATGGCCGAGGGAATCGACACATGTAAAGGCACCAAAGCCGAGAGATCAGATCTGTAGAGGGAGGTTTGGTTGATCAAGCTATGTAGAGGTTCAAGTCCATTGGGAAACTACCGAGGTCATGCAATGCAATAACAATGTTTTCATTTAGAGGTTGTCCTGCTTAACAGCAGTATCCGGGGATGGCGCCGACTGTGTCGCCTAGGAATCCCCAGGGAGGGCTGCAGCCGGTTCCACCGCCctgcttgttctccttgttgaagaggtAGTATTTGCCTAGAGAGTTAGTTTAAGTTGGGATATGAAGGGGGTGTTGGACTTACCGTCGAGGCAGCGACAAATGCTTGGGACGCAGCAACCGGGGACTTGGCTGGGAATTGTTAGAAGGTGTATGgagttgaggaggatggacTTACTAGGGCTTGCAGCCACTGTCAGGGTCAATAGGCTCGACGACGATTGACGCGGCGTCAATGGGTTCGATGACGacaggctgaagaggaggaagggcaaggccgagacggccgaggaagatgatggaggtaAAGAGAGCGACCTTCATGGTGTGCAATGTAGTTGACTTGATGTTGGCTTGATGTTTTTGTTATGAGTTGTGGATGAGTTGGTGAACGGCGGCATCGTGGGTAGATATACTTCTCACGATGACTTATTTTTAACTCTTCGAGATAATGCTATCTCTTCCTTTCAACCAAGATGACCTACGAGTTCTCTTGTGACATCAAAGCTCAAGCGCACGTTCACATAACTCAAAGAAACATGTTCCACCTAGTCTTTCTTTCACACAGACACACTACTCTCCCTGCAGACTGGTTTTAAAAACGGAAACACTTCTCCTGCTTCTTTGTCCACGCTCCAGTTCTCGGGCGTGCTGATGTGTCGCTCAAACACTGAGCTAAGGCGGTAGCTGCGGCCGTCCTCGCAGGGCTCAAGGATTGATCGTGGGTCGGTGTGCGGCCAGTTTACGTTGAGAGACTTTGAGACTATGGCGCGGTATTCGTTGAAGCGGGACCAGTCCATGGTTTGGATTACTGCATCACGGACTTGAGGCCTGTGGTTGTTAGTGCTTGCTGTTTCAGATGTTCATCTGGTCAAAGGACTCACCAGATTATCACGTCGATCCACGCCGGATGCGGCACACTCGTCTGTAGCTTGGTAGGTCGTATAAAGGCCGGGAGTTGTTCATAGCTCTCTTTTGTGCGACAGATGTACCAACGAAGGAGGTGCGAAAGAACGAACAGGAAGCCCACGCGCGGGAGGAGGGACTGCAAGGGCGAACGTTGGACCTGTGCGGCTGCGGCGTCTGAGATGGAACAGCTCTGTGGGTCTGGGGGTTTCCCTGCTCTGAAGAGGGAAGAGATGCTTGGGAAGGGAGCTGTTGTTTGGCGGAGGCCGTGGCGACGGAATGTATCGGTTGTGGTGAGGATTACGACGTCGAGTTGGGTTGTTGctgagaggagaagggggaTGGATTTCCAGGCTGGAGGTGATTGAGGgatgttgaagttgaagtgGTTGGACCAGGGGAGTGGTCTTGACGGGGATCCCAGAGGTTGGGTGTAGCTGTAGACTGGGGTTGGTGGTATGTCGAGGTCCCAGGATGTATCTGAGAGACTTGAGTCGAGAGGAGGTAGGTCAAAGTCGGTGTATGAGCTGAGACTTGGGTCATAGTCGAGTGAAGGAAGAGTTCCATATGGCTGAGAGAGAACATCTTCTTCCACCTTATCCTCTATCCACTCAACACCCCCCTTCTCTTCTGTCACTGCAGGCGGAAGCAACCTCAACGCAGTAAAAGTATCCGACCAAGACTTCTCCCTCGCCTGCGACCCCTGCAGTTCTCTTCTTGTGCTCTCGAGTTCTCTTGTCAGAGCTTCAACCTGCCGCTGCAGCTGGTCGAGCTTGGTCTTGCGCTTGGCGCGGCAATAGCGCTGGTTTTCACGGTCGATGGAGCGCTTGCTCTCAATCTGCGAAGGGGTCATGTTTGCGACGCGACGGCTTGCGTTGGCTAGCTCGCGTTTTGAGATGGAGTCTGGCGGCATGATGATCGTTAGTGGATTTTGAAAGGATCAATCTAGAACTTTTTTGTTATGGGGAACGAGCCATTCAAT
This genomic interval from Fusarium keratoplasticum isolate Fu6.1 chromosome 9, whole genome shotgun sequence contains the following:
- a CDS encoding Mannitol-1-phosphate 5-dehydrogenase codes for the protein MAKKAVHFGAGNIGRGFVACFLHNSGYDVVFADVNDTIVNLINETPSYRVIEVGSEGTTENTITNYRAINSRTHEEDLIEEIRTAEVVTCSVGPNILKFIAPVIAKGIDRRSTDDAPLHVIACENAIGATDTLAEHIKDPRNTSPERLEDHHLRARYANSAIDRIVPAQDPDAGLDVTLEKFFEWVVDRTPFEDVGIPDIKGINWVDNLGPFIERKLFTVNTGHATAAYHGYNRRKRTVYDALQDKEIMAEVRGALMETKSLIVSKHAIDEEAQAAYVNKIVKRIGNPHLEDAVERVGRAPLRKLSRKERFIGPAAELAENGQSIKYLLDAIEMAFRFQEVEDDEESKQLAKIMSENGPEDVVKQVCGIQDSEKIFPQLVQVVQRVQADSAED